A DNA window from Gorilla gorilla gorilla isolate KB3781 chromosome 19, NHGRI_mGorGor1-v2.1_pri, whole genome shotgun sequence contains the following coding sequences:
- the TLCD3A gene encoding TLC domain-containing protein 3A isoform X2 has product MLLTLAGGALFFPGLFALCTWALRRSQPGWSRTDCVMISTRLVSSVHAVLATGSGIFIIRSCDDVITGRGSGETLGTSLSAASSRQN; this is encoded by the exons ATGCTGCTGACGCTGGCCGGGGGCGCGCTCTTTTTCCCGGGGCTCTTCGCGCTCTGCACCTGGGCGCTGCGCCGCTCCCAGCCCGGATGGAGCCGCACCGACTGCGTGATGATCAGCACCAG GCTGGTTTCCTCAGTGCACGCCGTGCTGGCCACCGGCTCGGGGATCTTCATCATTCGCTCCTGCGACGACGTGATCACCGGCAG AGGCTCCGGGGAGACCTTGGGGACTTCTTTGTCGGCTGCATCTTCACGGCAGAACTGA
- the TLCD3A gene encoding TLC domain-containing protein 3A isoform X1, with amino-acid sequence MLLTLAGGALFFPGLFALCTWALRRSQPGWSRTDCVMISTRLVSSVHAVLATGSGIFIIRSCDDVITGRHWLAREYVWFLIPYMIYDSYAMYLCEWCRTRDQNRAPSLTLRNFLSRNRLMITHHAVILFVLVPVAQRLRGDLGDFFVGCIFTAELSTPFVSLGRVLIQLKQQHTLLYKVNGILTLATFLSCRILLFPFMYWSYGRQQGLSLLQVPFSIPFYCNVANAFLIAPQIYWFCLLCRKAVRLFDTPQAKKDG; translated from the exons ATGCTGCTGACGCTGGCCGGGGGCGCGCTCTTTTTCCCGGGGCTCTTCGCGCTCTGCACCTGGGCGCTGCGCCGCTCCCAGCCCGGATGGAGCCGCACCGACTGCGTGATGATCAGCACCAG GCTGGTTTCCTCAGTGCACGCCGTGCTGGCCACCGGCTCGGGGATCTTCATCATTCGCTCCTGCGACGACGTGATCACCGGCAG GCACTGGCTTGCCCGGGAATATGTGTGGTTTCTGATTCCATACATGATCTATGACTCGTACGCCATGTACCTCTGTGAATGGTGCCGAACCAGAGACCAGAACCGTGCGCCCTCCCTCACTCTTCGAAACTTCCTAAGTCGAAACCGCCTCATGATCACACATCATGCAGTCATTCTCTTTGTCCTAGTGCCAGTCGCACAG AGGCTCCGGGGAGACCTTGGGGACTTCTTTGTCGGCTGCATCTTCACGGCAGAACTGAGCACTCCGTTTGTGTCGCTGGGCAGGGTTCTGATTCAG CTAAAGCAGCAGCACACCCTTCTGTACAAGGTGAATGGAATCCTCACGCTGGCCACCTTCCTTTCCTGCCGGATCCTTCTCTTCCCCTTCATGTACTGGTCCTATGGCCGCCAGCAGGGACTAAGCCTGCTCCAAGTACCCTTCAGCATCCCCTTCTACTGCAACGTGGCCAATGCCTTCCTCATAGCTCCTCAGATCTACTGGTTCTGTCTGCTGTGCAGGAAGGCAGTCCGGCTCTTTGACACTCCCCAAGCCAAAAAGGATGGCTAA